Proteins from a single region of Streptomyces sp. HUAS 15-9:
- a CDS encoding GAP family protein, with the protein MGEVLGDVLGLAAGVAVSPLPIIAIIIVLATPRGRVNGLVFALGWVVGLSALGAVMLAIGSHGNSTSHGQPADWVGVLKLALGVALALFAARLWRHRPADVTQAQLPKWMAALDRFTPVKIFFLALLLSAGNLKNAPLTIAAAASISASGLPVAEQIATLAIFVVIASLGLLTPLGVFLVMGERAKSMLGNWKEWAARHNTAVMAVLFFVFGLKLLGDGIGVLRS; encoded by the coding sequence ATGGGCGAGGTACTGGGTGATGTGCTGGGCTTGGCGGCCGGCGTCGCCGTCAGTCCTCTTCCGATCATCGCCATCATCATCGTGCTGGCCACGCCTCGGGGACGCGTGAACGGATTGGTGTTCGCCCTCGGCTGGGTGGTGGGTCTGTCGGCGTTGGGCGCGGTGATGCTGGCCATCGGCAGCCATGGGAATTCCACCTCCCACGGGCAGCCCGCCGACTGGGTCGGCGTCCTCAAGCTCGCGCTGGGGGTGGCGCTGGCTCTTTTTGCCGCGAGGCTGTGGCGTCATCGCCCTGCCGATGTCACACAGGCGCAGTTGCCCAAATGGATGGCCGCGCTCGATCGCTTCACACCGGTGAAGATCTTCTTCCTCGCCCTTCTTCTGTCGGCCGGGAACCTGAAGAACGCCCCGCTGACCATTGCCGCGGCAGCGTCCATCAGCGCGTCGGGGCTGCCGGTCGCGGAGCAGATCGCCACGCTGGCGATCTTCGTCGTCATCGCCTCCCTCGGGCTGCTGACTCCGCTCGGGGTCTTCCTGGTCATGGGTGAGCGGGCCAAGAGCATGCTGGGCAACTGGAAGGAATGGGCGGCGCGGCACAACACGGCTGTCATGGCCGTTCTGTTCTTCGTGTTCGGGCTGAAGCTCCTCGGGGACGGAATCGGCGTTCTGCGCTCCTGA